The following proteins are co-located in the Schistocerca nitens isolate TAMUIC-IGC-003100 chromosome 2, iqSchNite1.1, whole genome shotgun sequence genome:
- the LOC126237007 gene encoding uncharacterized protein LOC126237007, translating into MRRDILLIVLTLVNVGSFHEEKPDTLLCRQCGADVGHSKHIFNIYSPSGTVLRNQTWFGKKFVDVHIFENPLGIKFRVVTLAKAECVGINEWQREYTWFPGYAWKNCMCSHYGHHLGWMYEPLATANNRQSFPSSEGFYALIVDDIISESFADSLILPKSSR; encoded by the exons ATGCGGAGAGATATTTTACTGATTGTGCTGACACTGGTTAATGTTGGCAGTTTTCACGAAGAAAAACCAG ATACACTGCTTTGCCGTCAGTGTGGTGCTGATGTAGGACATTCGAAGCACATATTTAATATTTACAGTCCCTCTGGGACTGTTCTTCGTAACCAGACGTGGTTTGGTAAAAAGTTTGTTGATGTTCACATTTTCGAAAATCCATTGGGTATTAAGTTCCGCGTTGTGACGTTAGCTAAAGCTGAATGTGTTGGAATTAATGAA TGGCAAAGAGAATATACTTGGTTTCCTGGTTATGCATGGAAAAATTGTATGTGCTCTCATTATGGTCACCATTTAGGATG GATGTATGAGCCTTTAGCAACTGCCAATAACAGACAGTCATTTCCTTCAAGTGAAGGTTTTTATGCATTGATAGTGGACGATATCATATCAGAGAGCT